From the genome of Streptomyces sp. NBC_01116, one region includes:
- a CDS encoding 2-oxo-4-hydroxy-4-carboxy-5-ureidoimidazoline decarboxylase — protein MPAQPHHPTPGEVAGAPPAGAPPVDHALGLAHFNNLPFAAAEAAFLECCGSLRWAHRMAAHRPYPDLGALLAASDEAGYDLAPRDIAEALVPEPATCLHHDAPRAAHLALRAAHAAYESRFGHAFVICLDAHHPSQHVDQVLAGIRVRLAHDTDEERAVTAEELRRLARSRIVELVTPDPPRQGSL, from the coding sequence GTGCCGGCGCAGCCGCACCACCCGACTCCGGGCGAGGTCGCGGGCGCGCCGCCCGCCGGCGCGCCGCCGGTCGATCACGCCCTCGGCCTGGCCCATTTCAACAACCTGCCCTTCGCCGCCGCCGAGGCGGCCTTCCTGGAGTGCTGCGGCAGCCTCCGCTGGGCCCACCGGATGGCCGCCCACCGCCCCTACCCGGATCTCGGCGCTCTACTGGCCGCGTCCGACGAGGCCGGCTACGACCTCGCGCCCCGGGACATCGCGGAGGCCCTGGTCCCGGAGCCGGCCACCTGCCTGCACCATGACGCGCCCCGCGCCGCCCACCTGGCGCTGCGGGCCGCGCACGCGGCGTACGAGAGCCGGTTCGGCCACGCCTTCGTGATCTGCCTGGACGCCCATCACCCCTCCCAGCACGTGGACCAGGTGCTGGCCGGGATCCGGGTCCGGCTGGCGCACGACACGGACGAGGAGCGGGCCGTGACCGCCGAGGAGCTGCGGCGGCTCGCCCGGAGCCGGATCGTCGAGCTGGTGACGCCGGACCCTCCGCGGCAGGGGTCGCTCTAG
- a CDS encoding universal stress protein produces MRQRIVVGVSGSPGSLAALHRAAAEARERHAELYAVLAWQLPGGGLGGRATYGDAVLRECREAAVEDLRTVLDCAFAVRRPGVALSGLAVRGEPGAVLVEAAASADGLLVVGAGSRGRWLPALRPSVTRYCLTHAACPVLAVPPNPLEAELAAAHSGSWTLPPMIRDRKR; encoded by the coding sequence GTGCGGCAGAGAATCGTGGTCGGCGTGAGCGGCTCCCCGGGGAGCCTGGCAGCCCTGCACCGGGCCGCCGCAGAGGCTCGGGAACGCCATGCGGAGCTGTACGCCGTGCTGGCCTGGCAGTTGCCCGGCGGCGGGCTGGGTGGCCGCGCCACCTACGGCGACGCCGTGCTCCGGGAGTGCCGGGAAGCCGCTGTCGAGGACCTGCGCACCGTCCTCGACTGCGCGTTCGCCGTCAGGAGGCCGGGCGTCGCCCTGTCCGGGCTCGCCGTGCGCGGCGAGCCCGGGGCGGTTCTCGTCGAGGCGGCCGCGTCGGCGGACGGCCTCCTGGTCGTGGGCGCGGGCTCACGCGGCAGATGGCTGCCCGCGCTGCGCCCGTCGGTGACCCGCTACTGCCTGACACACGCGGCCTGCCCCGTTCTCGCGGTCCCCCCGAATCCGCTCGAAGCCGAACTCGCCGCCGCGCACAGCGGTTCCTGGACCCTGCCGCCCATGATCCGGGACCGGAAGCGCTGA
- a CDS encoding succinate dehydrogenase iron-sulfur subunit — protein MATPTLDKTDNAEAGFADSPFITATFRIRRFNPEVSDEVQWQDFQIEIDPKERVLDALHKIKWEIDGTLTFRRSCAHGICGSDAMRINGKNRLACKTLIKDINPDKPITVEAIKGLTVLKDLVVDMDPFFQAYHDVMPFLITKGNEPTRERLQSPEDRERFDDTTKCILCAACTSSCPVFWNDGQYFGPAAIVNAHRFIFDSRDEGGEQRLEILNDRDGVWRCRTTFNCTDACPRGIEVTKAIQEVKRALITRRF, from the coding sequence ATGGCTACCCCGACCCTGGACAAGACCGACAACGCCGAGGCCGGCTTCGCCGACTCGCCGTTCATCACGGCCACGTTCCGGATCCGCCGCTTCAACCCCGAGGTGTCGGACGAGGTCCAGTGGCAGGACTTCCAGATCGAGATCGACCCGAAGGAGCGTGTCCTCGACGCCCTTCACAAGATCAAGTGGGAGATCGACGGAACCCTGACGTTCCGCCGTTCCTGCGCGCACGGCATCTGCGGTTCCGACGCGATGCGGATCAACGGCAAGAACAGGCTCGCCTGCAAGACGCTGATCAAGGACATCAACCCGGACAAGCCGATCACGGTCGAGGCCATCAAGGGCCTCACGGTCCTCAAGGACCTCGTGGTCGACATGGACCCGTTCTTCCAGGCGTACCACGATGTCATGCCCTTCCTCATCACCAAGGGGAACGAGCCGACCCGCGAGCGCCTGCAGTCCCCCGAGGACCGCGAGCGGTTCGACGACACCACCAAGTGCATCCTGTGCGCCGCGTGCACGTCCTCGTGCCCGGTGTTCTGGAACGACGGCCAGTACTTCGGCCCGGCGGCGATCGTCAACGCGCACCGCTTCATCTTCGACTCGCGCGACGAGGGCGGCGAGCAGCGCCTGGAGATCCTCAACGACCGTGACGGCGTGTGGCGTTGCCGCACCACGTTCAACTGCACGGACGCCTGCCCGCGTGGCATCGAGGTCACCAAGGCGATCCAGGAGGTGAAGCGCGCGCTCATCACGCGTCGCTTCTGA
- a CDS encoding SAV_915 family protein, whose translation MCLFSYDDDPDPDEQARAGLLYVPVRPEAAGPALRMFRTPLGERTAVGFTGLALLTATLGAGQPAIRLAEPVLRSLTEPLGVDRLVVDPVLSAPAVTAVRADTAEEPARAL comes from the coding sequence ATGTGCCTCTTCTCGTACGACGACGACCCCGACCCCGATGAACAGGCCCGGGCCGGGCTGCTGTACGTGCCCGTCCGGCCGGAAGCCGCCGGCCCCGCGCTGCGGATGTTCCGTACTCCGCTGGGCGAGCGCACGGCCGTCGGCTTCACCGGCCTCGCCCTGCTGACCGCGACGCTCGGCGCCGGCCAGCCCGCGATCAGGCTCGCCGAGCCCGTCCTGCGCTCCCTCACGGAGCCTCTCGGCGTCGACCGGCTCGTCGTCGACCCGGTCCTCTCCGCCCCGGCCGTCACCGCCGTGCGGGCGGACACGGCCGAAGAACCCGCGCGCGCCCTGTGA
- the lysA gene encoding diaminopimelate decarboxylase has protein sequence MSAPVLTEPPAGLDDLSVFPASAVRLPHGDLSVGGVSLADLADRFGTPAYVLDEAEVRTRCRTYRAAFPEAHVLYAAKAFLSRAMARWIEEEGLGLDVCSVGELELAHAAGFPPERMVLHGNAKTPRDIETALRLGVGRIVVDSPSEIARIAALTGPAGRQKVMVRVVPGVSAGGHEKIRTGTDGQKFGLSLTDGSAQHAIARVLGQPQLELTGLHCHIGSQITDVKPYLVAVRRMVGLMARIKESHGVTFSELDMGGGHGVAYRPGEAALDLTALARRLGAELATGCASAGLPVPRLAVEPGRAIAAPAGVALYRVLSVKHTGPNTFVAVDGGMSDNPRPALYGARYAPRLIGRAATAGPVAATVVGRHCEAGDILANDVLLPADIRTGDLLAVPVAGAYQVSMASAYNLVGRPPVVAVHEGAARLLIRRETQEDLRQRDIGG, from the coding sequence ATGTCAGCTCCCGTTCTCACCGAGCCCCCGGCGGGACTGGACGATCTGTCCGTCTTCCCCGCCTCCGCCGTCCGGCTCCCGCACGGCGACCTGAGCGTCGGAGGGGTCTCGCTCGCCGATCTCGCCGACCGGTTCGGCACCCCCGCGTACGTCCTGGACGAGGCCGAGGTGCGGACGCGCTGCCGGACCTATCGGGCCGCCTTTCCCGAAGCCCATGTGCTGTACGCGGCCAAGGCGTTCCTGTCCCGGGCGATGGCGCGGTGGATCGAGGAGGAGGGGCTGGGGCTGGACGTCTGCTCCGTCGGCGAACTCGAACTCGCCCACGCCGCCGGGTTCCCGCCGGAGCGGATGGTGCTGCACGGCAACGCGAAGACGCCGCGCGACATCGAGACGGCGCTGCGGCTCGGGGTCGGGCGGATCGTCGTCGACAGCCCGTCGGAGATCGCCCGGATCGCCGCGCTGACCGGCCCCGCCGGGCGGCAGAAGGTGATGGTGCGGGTGGTGCCCGGGGTGTCGGCGGGCGGCCACGAGAAGATCCGTACCGGCACCGACGGCCAGAAGTTCGGCCTGTCCCTCACCGACGGGTCCGCCCAGCACGCCATCGCCCGGGTGCTCGGCCAGCCGCAGCTCGAACTGACCGGCCTGCACTGCCACATCGGCTCCCAGATCACCGACGTCAAGCCCTACCTGGTGGCCGTGCGGCGGATGGTCGGACTGATGGCCCGGATCAAGGAGAGCCACGGCGTCACGTTCTCCGAGCTCGACATGGGGGGCGGGCACGGGGTCGCCTACCGGCCCGGGGAGGCCGCCCTCGACCTGACCGCCCTCGCGCGCCGCCTGGGCGCGGAACTCGCCACCGGTTGCGCGTCGGCCGGCCTGCCCGTGCCGAGGCTGGCCGTCGAACCGGGCCGGGCGATCGCGGCCCCGGCCGGGGTGGCGCTCTACCGCGTCCTCTCCGTCAAGCACACCGGCCCGAACACGTTCGTGGCCGTCGACGGGGGCATGAGCGACAACCCCCGGCCCGCCCTGTACGGGGCCCGCTACGCGCCGCGCCTGATCGGCCGCGCCGCCACCGCCGGACCGGTCGCGGCCACGGTGGTGGGCCGGCACTGCGAGGCCGGCGACATCCTCGCGAACGACGTCCTCCTGCCCGCCGACATCCGCACCGGCGACCTGCTCGCGGTGCCCGTCGCCGGGGCCTACCAGGTCTCCATGGCCTCCGCCTACAACCTCGTCGGCCGGCCGCCGGTCGTCGCGGTGCACGAGGGCGCGGCCCGCCTGCTGATACGGCGCGAAACGCAGGAGGACCTCCGGCAGCGCGACATCGGAGGCTAA
- a CDS encoding family 20 glycosylhydrolase, which produces MSPTRGALVTGAAVTAAAAVALTVVVWPDGSGGGSSGDTASPSGTSAEAAPSPSRSYPMSSTPSTIPAVREHTPARGPGWQPGGDSTVVIAKGSGVLADEAELLAKELKIRYRGAEPARTGDVELALGDKDAGPTESYALTVRDRKVKITGPDESGVFYGTRTLKQSLKADGTLPEGVVNDRPDRPQRGLNLDIARKHYSAEWIEDRIREMGDLKLNQLGLHFSDDQAFRIESKSHPEVVSDEALTQDEVRRIVALANSRHIEVVPEIDSPGHLGAVLAAHPDLQLRNTAGVESKGSIDISKPGAAKLIDELLDEYTELFPGRFWHLGADEYQALTVQNPAASYPQLQRAAEEKYGAGATIEDLATGWLNDRADVVVPKGRTAKAWNDGLFRDTKVKADENIEIEYWTGKEIGARPPQEYLAAGYKMLNLNDEFLYYVLGEPNEFVYPTGERIYEQWTPLVLRGTEPVAERYSKQILGGRFAVWGDLPNAQTTQQVADGIRMPLVATSQKLWDPRKPTLSWAQFSELAERTGSAG; this is translated from the coding sequence ATGTCGCCCACGCGTGGTGCCCTCGTCACCGGCGCGGCTGTCACGGCCGCGGCCGCCGTCGCCCTCACCGTCGTCGTCTGGCCGGACGGGTCCGGCGGCGGATCGTCCGGCGACACGGCGTCGCCCTCCGGCACCTCCGCCGAGGCCGCCCCGTCGCCCTCCCGCAGCTATCCGATGTCCAGCACACCGAGCACGATCCCCGCGGTGCGCGAGCACACCCCGGCCCGCGGCCCCGGCTGGCAGCCCGGCGGGGACAGCACCGTCGTCATCGCCAAGGGCAGCGGGGTGCTCGCCGACGAGGCGGAGCTGCTCGCCAAGGAGCTGAAGATCCGCTACCGGGGCGCCGAGCCGGCGCGGACGGGAGACGTCGAGCTGGCGCTCGGCGACAAGGACGCGGGCCCCACCGAGTCGTACGCGCTCACCGTGCGCGACCGGAAGGTGAAGATCACCGGACCCGACGAGTCGGGCGTCTTCTACGGCACCCGTACGCTCAAGCAGTCCCTCAAGGCGGACGGCACCCTCCCCGAGGGCGTCGTCAACGACCGGCCCGACCGCCCGCAGCGCGGACTCAACCTCGACATCGCGCGCAAGCACTACAGCGCGGAGTGGATAGAGGACCGCATACGCGAGATGGGCGACCTCAAGCTCAACCAGCTCGGCCTGCACTTCTCCGACGACCAGGCCTTCCGGATCGAGTCGAAGTCGCACCCCGAGGTGGTCTCCGACGAGGCCCTCACCCAGGACGAGGTCCGCCGCATCGTCGCCCTCGCCAACAGCCGGCACATCGAGGTCGTCCCCGAGATCGACTCGCCCGGACACCTCGGCGCGGTGCTGGCCGCCCACCCCGACCTCCAGCTGCGCAACACCGCGGGCGTGGAGTCGAAGGGCTCCATCGACATCTCGAAGCCGGGCGCGGCCAAGCTGATCGACGAACTCCTCGACGAGTACACCGAGCTGTTCCCCGGGCGCTTCTGGCACCTGGGCGCGGACGAGTACCAGGCGCTGACCGTCCAGAACCCGGCCGCCTCCTATCCGCAGCTCCAGCGCGCGGCGGAGGAGAAGTACGGTGCCGGGGCCACGATCGAGGACCTGGCCACCGGCTGGCTGAACGACCGCGCGGACGTCGTCGTCCCGAAGGGCCGGACCGCCAAGGCCTGGAACGACGGGCTCTTCCGGGACACGAAGGTCAAGGCCGACGAGAACATCGAGATCGAGTACTGGACCGGCAAGGAGATCGGCGCCCGCCCGCCGCAGGAGTACCTCGCCGCGGGCTACAAGATGCTGAACCTCAACGACGAGTTCCTCTACTACGTGCTCGGCGAGCCCAACGAGTTCGTCTACCCGACCGGTGAGCGGATCTACGAGCAGTGGACCCCGCTGGTGCTGCGCGGCACCGAACCCGTGGCCGAGCGCTACTCGAAGCAGATCCTCGGCGGCCGGTTCGCCGTCTGGGGCGACCTGCCGAACGCACAGACCACCCAGCAGGTGGCGGACGGCATCCGGATGCCGCTGGTGGCGACCTCGCAGAAACTGTGGGACCCGCGGAAGCCCACGCTGAGCTGGGCGCAGTTCTCGGAACTGGCGGAGCGGACCGGCAGCGCGGGGTGA
- the sdhC gene encoding succinate dehydrogenase, cytochrome b556 subunit: protein MPAGTLYRGREGMWSWVAHRVTGVLIFFFLFVHVLDTALVRVSPEAYDDVVATYKTWPVAFLEYGLVAAILFHALNGLRIIAVDFWSKGPRLQKQMLWTVVGIWIVLMVGALYPILGHAVRDVFGS from the coding sequence GTGCCGGCTGGAACGCTGTACCGCGGCCGGGAAGGCATGTGGTCGTGGGTGGCTCATCGAGTCACCGGTGTCCTCATTTTCTTCTTCCTGTTCGTACATGTCCTGGACACCGCTCTCGTCCGCGTTTCCCCCGAGGCCTACGACGACGTCGTGGCCACGTACAAGACGTGGCCTGTCGCGTTCCTCGAATACGGCCTGGTGGCCGCGATTCTCTTCCACGCGCTGAACGGTCTGAGGATCATCGCCGTGGACTTCTGGTCCAAGGGCCCGCGACTCCAGAAGCAGATGCTCTGGACCGTGGTGGGCATCTGGATCGTGCTGATGGTCGGGGCCCTGTACCCGATCCTCGGTCACGCCGTACGCGACGTCTTCGGGAGCTGA
- the kdpF gene encoding K(+)-transporting ATPase subunit F, which yields MTVENVVGLVVAVSLLGYLILALLYPERF from the coding sequence GTGACCGTCGAAAATGTCGTCGGCCTCGTCGTGGCCGTGTCCCTGCTCGGATATCTCATCCTCGCTCTCCTTTACCCGGAGAGGTTCTGA
- the sdhA gene encoding succinate dehydrogenase flavoprotein subunit has translation MQIHKYDTVIVGAGGAGMRAAIESTKRSRTAVLTKLYPTRSHTGAAQGGMAAALANVEEDNWEWHTFDTVKGGDYLVDQDAAEILAKEAIDAVLDLEKMGLPFGRTPEGRIDQRRFGGHTRGHGEAPVRRACYSGDRTGHMILQTLYQNCVKEGVEFFNEFYVLDQLITEVDGVKKSAGVVAYELATGEIHVFQAKSVIYASGGTGKFFKVTSNAHTLTGDGQAACYRRGLPLEDMEFFQFHPTGIWRMGILLTEGARGEGGILRNKDGERFMEKYAPVMKDLASRDVVSRSIYTEIREGRGCGPAGDHVYLDLTHLPPEQLDAKLPDITEFARTYLGIEPYTDPIPIQPTAHYAMGGIPTNVEGEVLADNTTVVPGLYAAGEVACVSVHGANRLGTNSLLDINVFGKRSGIAAAEYAARTDFVELPENPAQLVADQVERLRNSTGTERVATLRLELQECMDANVMVFRTEQTIKTAVDKIAELRARYLNVSIQDKGKRFNTDLLEAIELGNLLDLAEVMAVSALARKESRGGHYREDFPNRDDVNFMRHTMAYREVAADGAESIRLDYKPVVTTRYQPMERKY, from the coding sequence ATGCAGATCCACAAGTACGACACCGTCATCGTCGGCGCCGGCGGCGCCGGCATGCGCGCGGCCATCGAGTCGACCAAGCGCAGCCGTACCGCCGTGCTGACGAAGCTCTACCCCACCCGCTCCCACACGGGCGCGGCGCAGGGCGGCATGGCCGCCGCGCTCGCCAACGTGGAGGAGGACAACTGGGAGTGGCACACCTTCGACACGGTCAAGGGCGGCGACTACCTGGTCGACCAGGACGCCGCCGAGATCCTGGCGAAGGAGGCCATCGACGCCGTCCTCGACCTGGAGAAGATGGGCCTGCCGTTCGGCCGCACGCCCGAGGGCAGGATCGACCAGCGCCGCTTCGGTGGTCACACCCGTGGCCATGGTGAGGCCCCGGTCCGTCGCGCCTGCTACTCGGGCGACCGCACCGGCCACATGATCCTCCAGACGCTGTACCAGAACTGCGTCAAGGAGGGTGTGGAGTTCTTCAACGAGTTCTACGTCCTGGACCAGCTGATCACCGAGGTCGACGGGGTCAAGAAGTCCGCCGGCGTCGTCGCCTACGAGCTGGCGACCGGCGAGATCCACGTCTTCCAGGCGAAGTCGGTCATCTACGCCTCGGGCGGCACCGGCAAGTTCTTCAAGGTGACGTCGAACGCGCACACCCTGACCGGTGACGGCCAGGCCGCCTGCTACCGGCGCGGCCTGCCGCTGGAGGACATGGAGTTCTTCCAGTTCCACCCGACGGGCATCTGGCGCATGGGCATCCTGCTGACGGAGGGCGCCCGCGGTGAGGGCGGCATCCTCCGCAACAAGGACGGCGAGCGCTTCATGGAGAAGTACGCGCCGGTCATGAAGGACCTCGCGTCCCGTGACGTCGTCTCGCGCTCCATCTACACGGAGATCCGTGAGGGCCGCGGCTGCGGTCCGGCCGGTGACCACGTGTACCTGGACCTCACGCACCTGCCGCCGGAGCAGCTGGACGCCAAGCTCCCGGACATCACCGAGTTCGCGCGGACGTACCTCGGCATCGAGCCCTACACGGACCCGATCCCGATCCAGCCGACCGCGCACTACGCCATGGGCGGCATCCCGACCAACGTCGAGGGCGAGGTGCTGGCCGACAACACCACCGTCGTCCCGGGCCTGTACGCCGCCGGCGAGGTCGCCTGTGTCTCCGTGCACGGCGCCAACCGCCTGGGCACCAACTCGCTGCTCGACATCAACGTCTTCGGCAAGCGCTCCGGCATCGCCGCCGCCGAGTACGCGGCGAGGACCGACTTCGTCGAGCTGCCCGAGAACCCCGCCCAGCTGGTCGCCGACCAGGTCGAGCGGCTGCGCAACTCCACCGGCACCGAGCGCGTCGCGACGCTGCGCCTGGAGCTCCAGGAGTGCATGGACGCCAACGTGATGGTGTTCCGCACCGAGCAGACGATCAAGACGGCGGTCGACAAGATCGCCGAGCTGCGCGCGCGGTACCTCAACGTGTCCATCCAGGACAAGGGCAAGCGGTTCAACACCGACCTGCTGGAGGCCATCGAGCTGGGCAACCTGCTCGACCTGGCCGAGGTCATGGCGGTCTCCGCGCTCGCCCGCAAGGAGTCCCGCGGCGGTCACTACCGCGAGGACTTCCCGAACCGCGACGACGTCAACTTCATGCGCCACACCATGGCGTACCGCGAGGTGGCCGCCGACGGCGCCGAGTCGATCCGGCTCGACTACAAGCCGGTCGTGACGACCCGCTACCAGCCGATGGAGCGTAAGTACTGA
- a CDS encoding succinate dehydrogenase hydrophobic membrane anchor subunit yields MSSETSSAAAIGDVEGVSLFDADHPAPVIEPPRKRTGKTPKASRTNFEMYAWLFMRLSGIVLVVLVIGHLLIQLVLDGGVSKIGFAFVAGRWASPFWQAWDLIMLWLAMLHGGNGLRTVINDYAERDNTRFWLKMLLYTATVFTVLLGTLVIFTFDPNIR; encoded by the coding sequence ATGTCCAGCGAGACTTCTTCCGCAGCCGCGATCGGCGACGTCGAGGGCGTGAGCCTGTTCGACGCCGACCACCCGGCCCCGGTCATCGAGCCCCCGCGCAAGCGCACGGGCAAGACGCCCAAGGCTTCGCGCACCAATTTCGAGATGTACGCCTGGCTCTTCATGCGCCTGTCGGGCATCGTCCTGGTCGTCCTCGTCATCGGCCACCTGCTGATCCAGCTGGTGCTCGACGGCGGCGTCTCCAAGATCGGCTTCGCCTTCGTGGCGGGCCGCTGGGCCTCGCCGTTCTGGCAGGCCTGGGACCTCATCATGCTGTGGCTCGCCATGCTCCACGGCGGCAACGGCCTGCGCACGGTCATCAACGACTACGCCGAACGGGACAACACCCGCTTCTGGCTGAAGATGCTCCTGTACACCGCCACGGTGTTCACCGTCCTGCTGGGCACGCTGGTGATCTTCACCTTCGACCCGAACATCCGCTAG
- the kdpA gene encoding potassium-transporting ATPase subunit KdpA, with the protein MSSQVAGLLQLIALIAALALAYRPLGDYMARVYSSEKNYRPEKWIYKAIGANPAAGMRWPAYLRGVLAFSAVSVLFLYLMQRVQGSLPGSLGFSSIDPDQAFNTAASFVANTNWQSYYGEQAMGHVVQTGGLAVQNFLSAAVGMAVAVALVRGFARSRTGELGNFWADLVRGTVRILIPISVIGAIVLVACGAIQNFSGIHQVGQFMGGTQEWNGGAVASQEVIKELGTNGGGYFNANSAHPFENPNPLSNLFEVFLILLIPFALTRTFGRMVGSLKQGYAVLGAMAVIWIGFTALMMWTEFAHRGPAFEIAGGAMEGKETRFGIAGSSIFAVATTLTSTGAVNSFHSSYTGFGGGITMLGMQLGEIAPGGVGSGLYGMLIMAIIAVFIAGLMVGRTPEYLGKKIGTRQIKFAACYILVTPALVLGFTAVAMALPTPADSMTNSGAHGFSEILYAYTSGANNNGSAFAGLNADTQWFNTTIGIAMLLGRFLPMVFVLALAGSLAEQKPVPETAGTLRTDKPLYAGLLVGTILIITGLTYFPALALGPLAEGLAS; encoded by the coding sequence ATGAGTTCCCAGGTCGCTGGTCTGCTCCAGCTCATAGCCCTGATCGCCGCCCTCGCCCTCGCGTACCGCCCGCTGGGCGACTACATGGCCAGGGTCTACTCCTCCGAGAAGAACTACCGCCCGGAGAAGTGGATATACAAGGCCATCGGCGCCAACCCGGCCGCCGGGATGCGCTGGCCCGCCTATCTGCGCGGAGTCCTCGCCTTCTCCGCGGTGAGCGTTCTCTTCCTGTACCTGATGCAACGGGTGCAGGGGTCGCTGCCCGGTTCGCTGGGCTTCTCCTCGATCGACCCGGACCAGGCGTTCAACACCGCCGCGTCCTTCGTCGCCAACACCAACTGGCAGTCGTACTACGGCGAACAGGCCATGGGCCACGTCGTGCAGACCGGCGGCCTCGCGGTGCAGAACTTCCTGTCCGCCGCGGTCGGCATGGCCGTGGCGGTGGCACTCGTACGCGGCTTCGCCCGGTCGCGCACGGGTGAACTCGGCAACTTCTGGGCCGACCTGGTGCGCGGGACCGTCCGCATCCTGATCCCGATCTCGGTGATCGGCGCGATCGTCCTGGTCGCCTGCGGGGCGATCCAGAACTTCTCCGGCATCCACCAGGTCGGACAGTTCATGGGCGGTACGCAGGAGTGGAACGGCGGCGCGGTCGCCTCCCAGGAGGTCATCAAGGAGCTGGGCACCAACGGCGGCGGTTACTTCAACGCCAACTCCGCCCACCCCTTCGAGAACCCCAACCCCCTGTCGAACCTGTTCGAGGTCTTCCTCATCCTGCTGATCCCGTTCGCGCTGACGCGGACCTTCGGCCGGATGGTCGGATCGCTGAAGCAGGGGTACGCGGTCCTCGGCGCGATGGCGGTCATCTGGATCGGCTTCACGGCGCTGATGATGTGGACCGAGTTCGCCCACCGCGGACCGGCCTTCGAGATCGCGGGCGGGGCCATGGAGGGCAAGGAGACCCGCTTCGGGATCGCCGGCTCGTCGATCTTCGCGGTCGCCACGACGCTGACCTCGACCGGCGCGGTGAACTCCTTCCACTCCTCGTACACCGGCTTCGGCGGCGGCATCACCATGCTCGGCATGCAGCTCGGCGAGATCGCTCCCGGCGGTGTCGGCTCCGGCCTCTACGGCATGCTGATCATGGCGATCATCGCGGTGTTCATCGCCGGGCTGATGGTCGGACGCACCCCGGAGTACCTCGGCAAGAAGATCGGCACCCGCCAGATCAAGTTCGCGGCCTGCTACATCCTCGTCACCCCGGCCCTCGTGCTCGGCTTCACCGCCGTCGCCATGGCCCTGCCGACGCCCGCCGACTCGATGACCAACTCGGGTGCGCACGGCTTCTCCGAGATCCTGTACGCCTACACCTCCGGCGCCAACAACAACGGCTCCGCCTTCGCCGGGCTCAACGCCGACACCCAGTGGTTCAACACGACCATCGGCATCGCGATGCTGCTCGGCCGGTTCCTCCCGATGGTGTTCGTCCTGGCCCTGGCAGGCTCGCTCGCCGAGCAGAAGCCGGTGCCCGAGACCGCGGGCACGCTGCGCACCGACAAGCCCCTCTACGCGGGGCTGCTCGTCGGCACGATCCTCATCATCACCGGACTCACCTACTTCCCGGCCCTGGCGCTGGGTCCGCTTGCCGAAGGGCTCGCCTCATGA
- a CDS encoding DUF4328 domain-containing protein, whose translation MLCTRCRIRTAVTDDGLCTFCSGTRPPPPDGATPLVAVSGPVPGGWGAGTRGAGTWPGAPVGLSRAVIVLLACVIASDLFVIGAGLHLRGLWEALAAGEYLDTYTGPGLRAHERYDLARRVRTAAFLPTGILFILWFHRTRRNAEVFASGVQRMGPGWAVGGWFVPVANLWFPYRVAGGIWEASVLPHPDGGRRTAPRTVLNLWWGGWVVSVLVSRIAVGQWNRGWEPEEIADAAALVAAADALDLVAAVLAIVFVRAVTRMQVERAAYRPAPAARPVPGAHR comes from the coding sequence ATGCTCTGTACCCGTTGTCGCATCAGAACGGCCGTGACCGACGACGGCCTGTGCACCTTCTGCTCGGGCACCCGGCCCCCGCCGCCCGACGGTGCCACGCCCCTGGTCGCCGTTTCCGGACCCGTGCCCGGAGGCTGGGGCGCCGGCACCCGGGGCGCCGGCACCTGGCCGGGGGCGCCGGTCGGCCTGTCGCGGGCGGTGATCGTCCTGCTGGCCTGCGTCATCGCGAGCGACCTGTTCGTCATCGGCGCCGGTCTGCACCTGCGCGGCCTGTGGGAGGCGCTGGCGGCGGGCGAGTACCTCGACACCTACACCGGGCCGGGCCTGCGGGCGCATGAACGGTACGACCTCGCCAGGAGGGTCCGGACGGCGGCGTTCCTGCCCACCGGCATCCTCTTCATCCTCTGGTTCCACCGGACCCGCCGGAACGCCGAGGTCTTCGCGTCCGGCGTACAGCGGATGGGACCGGGCTGGGCGGTGGGCGGCTGGTTCGTCCCGGTCGCCAACCTCTGGTTCCCCTACCGCGTCGCCGGCGGCATCTGGGAGGCGAGCGTCCTGCCCCACCCCGACGGCGGTCGACGCACGGCTCCCAGAACGGTGCTGAACCTGTGGTGGGGCGGCTGGGTCGTCTCCGTCCTCGTCTCCCGGATCGCCGTGGGCCAGTGGAACCGGGGCTGGGAGCCGGAGGAGATCGCCGACGCGGCGGCCCTCGTCGCGGCCGCCGACGCGCTGGACCTCGTGGCCGCGGTGCTCGCGATCGTCTTCGTGCGCGCCGTGACCCGGATGCAGGTCGAACGCGCCGCGTACCGCCCGGCTCCGGCGGCCCGGCCGGTCCCAGGTGCTCACCGGTGA